TTATATGTAAAGGCAATGTTGCAGAAGAAAGCTATAAGATATAATATCATGCATGAGCTCTCAACTAACAATAGTTAGATCATGACGTGGTATCAAATGCCTCAATGACCACATGGTGAAGAGTTTATTACTTGTTTCCCCTGTTactctaataaaaatataaaattcagCACAAATCATTGTAGGCATGTGCATTGTGACTCCATGTTTCAAGTCCAAAGGAAACTTATGTAAGCATCATTAGGTGATGTTACTTAATAGCTTAAGCTTTGGGCATAGATGATTAATGATAAAAACCACAATTTCTGCACCAATTATAAGCTAAACCTCTAATAAAGCCCATATCAGCTTCAATGTCAAAGAAGCTTCCTTAAAATATGACCATTATGCTTCAATGAAATGTACCAAAAGGAACACTGATCATATAATGCCTAAAAGACTTAAACTCAATGCTATGTTCATTAAAGCATGCAGTATATTAGTATCTTACAATCATAGGCAGCACCCCCGCCCTATCCAATCAAGCCATGTTTTGCACAGGAACCACGTGAATATGAAATTTCATGTGCTCACATATGTGAGCAAACCCCTAATTTAAAGAGTAGAATACAACCATATCAATCTATAGAtttacaatatatatttaaaagtaaaaaCACCCTTTAGAACTTGTCCTTTCTGTACATGATCAGAGTTTGATAGTCGGTATGTTTCCATTTGAATACTTGCATATATTCTGGGTTAGGTAGTTTATTACTCACTTCTACTCATAGTCTAAACACAATACTAATGTGGGGGGCGGGGGCAGCCATTCACTAGATATGAATGtttccaagaaaacaaaattGAGAGTAGCTAACAAATCTCATAACACGGGTAAAAAAATGTACGAAAGTTTACAATTTTAGTAGAATTTAATGCAGAATGGAAAGATGGCGCGATGCAGAACATGAGATACAATAAATTCTAGTGTAAAACAAAAAATTCTATCAAGTAATTAATGATATAAACAAGAGGAACCTTAATTTACCTTGCCCTGCTTTTTCTTGACTTCGACATTGACTAGACCCTTTCTCTCGGAACCTTTAATAGGGAAAATGAGAAAACAACGTCGGCTCCTCAGACTTGGTTTGATTTTCTTTAACGTAAGGCTACCCCCTGACATCACATAGGCTCTTAAATCAGTTCCTGTAAGAGGAGCACCCATAACTTCAAGAATCTCAGCAGATGTGTTAAGTCTTGTCATGGCCATTCTATAAACTTTATCAGGGTTGATTGTGAACCTTGAGCGGATATACAAACCCTTAAAGttgttaaaaacaaaataatcagACAACAATCCATATATCAATGCAAAATTCACTAATAACAGGTTCCACCAGACGCAGTCTGCATATACCTCAAACGAAAAATTCACAATTTTCACCCCAATCTAAACAAAAACATTATTGAACTAGATATGATCACAATTAACATAATCAGTAGTGTATTGCCTTATGCACATAAAAGTACTATTGTCAATCGCTGATCATGGAAAACATGGGTTTATTCAAATTCCGCTACACTACAACACAATAGCATATCTATAGCAGTTAATTTGCTATCACTTGAACAAAAATTTGCATTCAATCATTGAAATTGGAAATGAAAGAAAGGAACTTACAGTAAAAGCAACAATGGCAGATGAAAGGGCAAGGAAGCCATACTTAGCCATGCCTTCAGAAAGTACAACAAAAGTATTAGCAACGCCAAACAGAATCCTCCATAGAAGAGCACAGAACACAACTCCAGCAGCACCGAACAGAAAAAGCTGATTTCTCTTGAAGAAAGCCTCAAGTTGCAGAACCATGGCCTCGCGGTACCGCGAGAAAGCAGACGTCAACGCGGCCGTAGGTTTATCGAAAACCTTCTTGGCATTGAAGCCGAGGTTAGGTGACTTTGAGGAGAAGAACCTGAAAGCGCCGGTACGAGCGGCGGAAGGGTAGAAAATCGGCGATGAGCGAAGAAAGGAAGAGAGTGTGGATTTAGGGTGAGGTGCGAatagtgaagatgatgaagagggGTGTAGTGGAGGAGGAGATGTGGAAGTGAAGGGTTTGCGGAGGAAAAGTTGGTGGAGTTGGGTGATTCTTTGGGAACAACCACCGCACCTTCCTCTTGACATTTGCATTTCCGATCTGCGATGGAAACCGACCGCCGCTGCTGCCGTGAATTGTGGTTACCGTCGGGTCGACCCGTTGGTCGCTAAAATTGATATTAATTTATTCGTCAATTGCGTCTCATTGTTGTCTTGCCAGTAGCTATGTTACGCAGGAACAAACAATCAATTGAGGCAGAGACACCTTCTCAACAAATctattatcatctattatcaaTCTATTattaaaactagtaacaaacccgtgcgttcgcacgggttctggtacgggacgcgtaTTTGTTTCAGctatacattttttaataaaaaaatatttgattatccgtgaaaaaataataattgaaagtataattaataaaaaaaatattttgatcaataacttcatgtcccttTAATAAtcaattttgatcaataactccaTGTTCCGTTAATAATCAATTTTGATCAAAAATTTCATGTCTCGTTTCAGATgtacatttatttttgtttttttgaatattagatgtacatttatttttgcttttttgaatattagatgtacattttttttaattaaaattaattattattatttgggaaataaataatcaacactaaataacttcatgtcccattaaaaacaattttgatcagtaacttaatatCCGGTTAATAATCaacattttgatcaataacttcatgtctcaGATATGTCACCCGTTTGTCATGAGAATTCAAACAAAttagaaaatatgaaaatattattgaaaaaaagaCTGCAAAAtaattataagttttttaaaaCTTCTATTGTAAAGAAAAATTATTAaacacaaaattttaaaaaaatcgatcgtggaaaataaaaaaaaaagtttttttaagaTTGACTGAGTTgtaataataaaaagatttataaaatttaataaatgagactgataaatattcaaaattaaaattagttgaaaatcagGAGAAACATAATTTTACATAAAAGCCCAAAATGATAATGATATAAAAGAATTAGGTTTAATgttgtatttattaaaatttggactatggtttaaaatataaaaaaaagtttaaaacccgtgcgttcgcacggatatTGGTAtgattacccgtgcgttcacacggtactGGTGTGTTATATTTACGTTCGCACTGGTACTGGTGTACAAAATAGATCATTATGAAATATAGATCTCAATACTGGTTATCCGTGCGGCCACGCGGGTTTTAAATGTTAAAGAGACttgcacgggtaaatttatttaatattgtataaaatttaattagatacgtaaaattaaaaatgaatgttttaattataaatgaaaaatgatcatataaattcaattatattaaataatcatataaaaaatagtataaaatggagataataaaaatgaaatattaacatttaaaaataaaaattatctctcaattaatagtaattgttgattaaaataaaatagctactatgttgataatgacccgtgaaataaaaaaaaattatttgatgcgatataaaatatatttaaaaacaaatgtaaaataaacaataatcatggaaatttaattatattaaataataataaaaaatcgtgagatggagaaaaaaataaaaataaagatatcaTCTCTCAAAttaagacaatgattgattaaaataaaatagacattatgttgatagtgacccgtgagataataaataaatagagaaaaaaattaaaatgaaagtaagaaagtgtgaaaaaaaatgtgagagaaatttgaaattttaatcaaGATAgataaaatgtgtaatgatcgattaaaaaaattaaatattgagttgatagtgacccgtgaaataattaaatatttttggccataataattaaatgatcgattataatattttttgtgataatagataatgtagaaaaattaaaatgaaaaaaaaaatatgaaaaaatgaaatgtgcaagaaatttgaaattttttgtaagattaaaatttaaaaatagattattagtattttttgtgataaataaataaattaacaaaaattaaaatgaaagtaagaaagtgtgggaaaatgaaatgtaaaagaaatttgaaattttaagtaaGAGAGAATATGTGTGTTTGGAAGAAAAAGTTGAATCATAAACATGCAATTGACACTTGGCAAAAAAGTTGATTTTCATTGGACAATAGAAAAGTGGTTGGGTGATTTTGTTATTtactattttgtccaatttgtagTGTAATGTTTTTTAGTGGAAAGGGTAATTTTGACAGTTTGGTCAATTTCTTAGTAATAGATAGATAGTAGATCAATGTTATGTTGTTATCCTATTCATTTGTCATTTAATCAATCCATCACAATTTGAtacattattcttttattttatttatatttgattttttatttgattatttgattatttttttatatttattgattATTCACTATTCATTCCATGAAAAAGGAATTggaattaggggtggaaatagactagactaggctaggctttagaaggcttgggtctggcctacgataaacttaaaaggcctaagtctggcctaaggcctatcatagaCTCAGTTTTTTGGTCtcgcctggcctttttaaaagcttggcctggcctgaaagcctatttaaaaggtttgtatctcattaaagttttcaattaatctatataacttaagaagtcttgtaggtcgacctatatatacatatacaagtgaacctatttagcatatgttatatatatatatatatatatatatatatatatatatatatatagatttttttctaatatatatgcatacatgaaccaacttatttaacatatctctaatatatatgaaaatataagtcggcctataaggcttcataggttcttttaatagcctaagcctggcctattaaataaaataggcttttaaaaaagcctaagtctaacctctttattaaataggtctggcctaggcctatgtaggcgtTGGGCCGTAGGCCCtataggccggcctggcctattcccacccctaattgGAATAGACTCTTTTATGGCCAAACTAATTTGGTATATTATTCAATGCAGAATTTGAAAATACCCACACTTACTCAACTACACTACACGATGCATCCCATAGGAATTGGAATAGACTCTTTCCCATATCCATTCTCCTACAATAGACTCTTTTAATATTCTCATATCACAACTTCTCATATCCATTCTCCCACACATTAAATGCATTTCATAGAAATTGGAATAGACTCTTTTGATATTCACATATCACAACTTCCCATTATATATTCTCGTGATATTCACGTATCACAACTTCCCATATCTATTCTCCACAATATATAGAACCATTCTAAACCCCTACTCTTTCACTCCCTCAATCTTCATTCTGTAGTGTTTTTATCAGGTTACGTAATTAGCTTCCTATATTCTTCATCACCACATTTTCATTCTCTGTGTCCAGTTTAATAAAGTTTTTGTAACAAGTATAAAGATTAACATCAATGGTGTGACcgattgaagctgtgaaggacTTCTTTCACTCCCTCAATCTTCATTCTGCAAGGTTTTTATCTGGTTACGTATTTAGCTTCCGATATTCTTCATCACCATATTTTCATTTCTCTGTGTCCAGTTTAATAAAGTTTTTGTAACAGGTCTAAAGATTAACATTAATGACGGCGTTGAAGGACTTCAACGACTCAAAAATATAAACTCTatccatttatatatttttttttataggaaGAAGGTTAGGAATTAGTGAAATATAAACTGAAATATAAACTCTAtccataaattattttatgttgaTCACACTCTAATATCATGTATAAGTTACCACACGAGTGTATACATCATTAATGTTTTATTTgcaaaagaaattatttttttaatttataaacgagaataaattactaatatatttataaacgaGAATAAGTCTACTGAAATATTTATAACCGAATTTTTATTAAGATTTgttaaagtattttatttttaatattttattatagaaTAGTTTTGAAAAGAaccattaaatttaattttattaaagagTAATTaactaattcaattaaattacttttaaaattttaatagactctttaaaatcaattaaatttaattaataaaaacaaactatataatatatatatatatatatataattttaaatagcaTTTAAgaagtattttaataaaaaattatatgattttgaatggtattgataattttttaaaaaattgaaactttATCCCTCGTAATTGTTACATGGAATACgtgaatatattttttatttataacgtATTCAATTGAATCTATAGTACACACAATACGCACTCATTAATTGTCACTATAAACTATAACTACAAATatctaaaaaaaatcatataaactataACTAcaaatatctaaaaaaaaaatcatataaattatgaTTTATGATTATAAGTATATTAAAaatcaaaaatcatataaattactacatgatttattatttattccaatatgataaaaataaatttattgattaacttgaaattaaatatataaagtgAACTATTGAAATCGATAAAATTTTGTatcatttttaaacaaatttcattttaaatttaaattagtttcttattaataattattaaaatttatatttttctcagaaatattaataagaataatattattttattttattattttagcaaaattatgatttgtttaaaattgaaagtaagtattattatagtttaaataaaattttgttattaaaaaatgttaaaaatcatgtatttttataaaatattaataaaaatcacgtatttttaagaaatattaaacaTAAGAACTAAAGTATTTCGAAAAACTACTATTACCCTTACTGTAAGTTATAACTTTTTTTCGATTCCaagattaaatatttaatttatcattttaaaaatataagaataaaaattattttgtaattatttagatccttatttgagataaaatatattttgaaattatttagaattttatagaaaggttaataaaataaaacaaaacaaaaccaatTGAGACTTtgagattttataatttttttaaacttatgaaataactaaaacttatcagaatcttttcaaattaacttaataattgtAATCATGATAAATAAATGTTAAATGGtagtcatgaaaatttaatgataaatgataatcataaaaaattaatgataaaaggTAAAAATGTATTGATATAGTCAATTTTATAAATGAAAGTTACCCTTGTTTTTATAAATTGGAATAAGTTATCAATAATGTTATGAAAGTAATAAATTCAAGTATTTAtagaattttatatataaataagaaTAAGTTACATATAGAATTTTATGGCAAGAACTTAAAAAATATAGATTTGATCTGACTTGGTTAGAGCCTCATGTTCAATCTGCTATAGGAACTAAGAGTTATGTGGAGAAAGCTGGGGAAGTATAAAAGCTATAGGAGAATGTGGTAGCTCTAGAGCTGGAAACCGAGAGGTAGAAGGCAAAGTTGGTCGCATCAATTAGAAGTGACCATGGTGGAGAGTTCCAAAATGCattgtttgaagaattttgtgaagaacatggtatcttcCACAATTTTACAGCACTAaggactccacaacaaaatgaagTGGTGGAAAGAAATAATAGATCCTTAGTAGAACTTCTAAGAACATTGCTTAGCGATTCAAGTCTACCAAAGTATTTTTGGGTGAATGTGATTAGCACAACATGTTATGTAAGTAATTGAGTTATTATAAGACCAATCTTAaaaaagactccatatgaactcttcaaagtaAGAAAgccaaacaatactcactttcatatcttttggatgcaagtgctttctCCTAAAAAATGACACACAATCTCGGTAAGTTTGACGAGAATTCCGACAAATGTATATTTCTAGGTTACTCTCTCAccagtaaagcatatagaatttataataaaagaactttaaatattgaagaatctatgcatgtttcttttgatgaatctaacACCTCTAAGAAGAATACATTTGTTTGTGATGATGGTGATGTTTTAGAAATACCTTTCGAAGAAGTTGCCAAAGATAATAATGTCAATCAACCGGAACACCAACAAGAAGTTTCACAACAAGATACAAATTAAAATGATCTTCCTCAAGAATGGAGAACCCATTGTGATCATCCAATTGACAAAATCATGGGAGACATAAATCAGAGAGTATCTAATTGCTTAAATCTTAAAGATAAATATGGCCTttatttctcaaattgaaccttctaaATTCAAAGATGCCTTAGATGATGACCAGTGGATTCTAGCTATGCAAGAGGAGCTAAACCAAtttgaaaaaaatcaagtttgggaTTTAGTTCATAGGCCAAATAGAAAAGATATCATTGTCACTAAGTGGATTTTCAAAAACAAGCCAGATGAAAATGATATCATTGATGTAAGGAACAGGAAAAGATTAGTAGCCCAAGGCTATAATCCTTAAGAAGGTGATGAAACATTTGCTCCAGTAGCTAGACTAGAAACAATTAGATTATTGTTAGCATATGCTTGTTCTTTGAATTTTCagttgtatcagatggatgtcaaaagTGCATTCATAAATAGGTACATACTTGAAGAATTTATGTATGTCAACCTCcaggatttgaagacttcaaacaTCCTCATCATGTGTACAAACTCAAAAAAGGCCTTGTATGGTTTAAAGCAAGCACTCAGAGCTTGGTATGATAGGTTAAGTAATTTTCTTTGCGAGTATGGGTTCGAAaaaggtaaagttgacactaatctctttatcaaaagaattaacaacCATACTATCTTAGTGCAAATCTATGTAGATGACATCATCTTTGGATCCACGAATGAATCCTTATGTGAAGAATTCTAATCAATCATGGAAGGCGAATTTGAAATGTCCATGATGGGTAAGTTAAACTACTTCCTTGGGTtgcaaaataaacaaacaaagaacgCCATAttcatcaatcaatcaaaattttGCAAAGAGCTTCTTAAAATATTTGACATGGATATTTTCAAAGATATAGCAACTCCGATGGGATCAGACACATATCTCGATCAAGATGAATATGGACTTTCTATTGATATCAATAAATATCAAGGTATGATTGGTTCATCATTATATTTGACGACAACCcatcctgacataatgtttagtgtttgtctttgtgctcgctttcaagcaaatccgaaGGAATCTCATCTCACCGCCGTTAAAAGAATCATCAAGTGTCTCAAAGGAACAACAAATGTTCgactatggtatcctaaaggcaaTATTTACAATTTCATTGGTTATTCTGACAcagattatgcaggatgtaaaactgatagAAAAATCActagtggtacttgtcacattcttggaaatgcattagtattttGGGCTTGCAAGAAACAAGCATGTGTTGCGCTAAGCACTGCCGAAGAAGAGTACATAGCAGCAGTCAGTTGTTGTATTCCTCTACGTTGTGACTAAGGACTCAATCTTGTATGTATTCCTCTATGTTGTGACAACACAAGTGCAatcaatattacaaagaatctgGTCATGCACTGAAGAACCAAACACATTGACATTCGACATTACTTTCTTCGTGACCATGTTCTTCAAGGAAATGTCGACAATACATTCAGTGATATTCATAATCAACTTGCGAACATATTCACAAAGTCGTTGGCAAGAGAACCTTTCTACAAAATTAGAAGAGAACTTGGAATCATGGATGAAAAGAATATTTAGATCACTCACTTGATGTTTTGTATCATCAAAAAACAAAGGTGCGTATATGTCTTaacttatatttaaaattatgtcCTCTCTACTTCTTCTCCCTTCTCATATATGTTTCATATGgtacatttgcataaaaatttgttttttaagttttttcaCTTTGTTTCAGAAGTAATTGATTGCaccattatgcaaatcgatttgaattttattgctttgcttttgtttttaaaaattttggccTTTTTTATGTCATGCAATTAATTACACTTATGTGtaaattaattttcattttagtGTTTCGCAcctgttttttttttgtctttttcaaCATGAAGCAATCGGTTGCtgccttatgcaaatcgattgctaccTGGTGCTTttgtgttgttttttgttttttactgtcatgcaatcgattgcacttaTGTGCAAATTTATTTGCACCGGCAACTTcagattttttattcttttttaattaGAATTGGTCCAATCATATCTCACATTTTAtcactttaattaaattttttgttttttgttttttactgTCATGCAATCGATtttccttttttcagattttctcTCCGATTAGTGGGCCGACTAGGTTTAGGAGAGGCTATTTGAGGATTTGGAATGTTGTGGTATGATCGATTTGGAAATCTTAAAATGATATTGTATTCTCTAGCTCATCGGTGATAGTGGAAAATGTGGAAGACATGGGTATCATCTTGGCTTGGTAATGATATCTTAGTAAGTAAGTGGATAACTCTTGTGCTTTCTCAGCTTGACGTGAGAATCCTATTCTACATCTAAGCAAGTAGCAGTTTTAGTGGTTTTGACCTCGCTTAGATGTAattttgttgtgtttttttaAGATTGGTGTTGCTTCTGCGGATCCTACCTTGGAAAGATCTAACTTGTGCCATGTTTTCCTTATTACATTTTATAGTTTGGGTGACTTTTGCGTTTGATGGCAGAGGTTTCTGGTGAGTTTCGTTgtatttgtgttttttttcttgTGATAGATACATCTTGAGCCTGTTCTTACGCTATCTGTTTGTAGTTTGTTTTTTCTGTgcttttctatttttatatacTCCTTCCGtttcaaaatataagagaaaaaaatacatttttcttgtctcaaaatataagagaaaaaaatcatCTCTCATATTTTCAAGATAAAGTTAAATGCAAATTACATTCGTTTTACATTTTCTCTCATATTTTCTATAACCAACAATCAATCAGATTTGTTTTTACATATTTCTAAGCACTTTATTTTATAAACCcataaattaaatgcaaattttatatatatatatatatatatatatatatatatatatatatatatatatatatatatatatatattgttaccaAGAGAATACTTATTT
Above is a genomic segment from Vicia villosa cultivar HV-30 ecotype Madison, WI unplaced genomic scaffold, Vvil1.0 ctg.000282F_1_1, whole genome shotgun sequence containing:
- the LOC131626328 gene encoding uncharacterized protein LOC131626328 translates to MQMSRGRCGGCSQRITQLHQLFLRKPFTSTSPPPLHPSSSSSLFAPHPKSTLSSFLRSSPIFYPSAARTGAFRFFSSKSPNLGFNAKKVFDKPTAALTSAFSRYREAMVLQLEAFFKRNQLFLFGAAGVVFCALLWRILFGVANTFVVLSEGMAKYGFLALSSAIVAFTGLYIRSRFTINPDKVYRMAMTRLNTSAEILEVMGAPLTGTDLRAYVMSGGSLTLKKIKPSLRSRRCFLIFPIKGSERKGLVNVEVKKKQGKYDMKLLAVDVPMASGPDQRLYLIGDEEEYRVGGGLISVLRDPVVKAMAATKEFDDLDEIEEEEDAEKERQEAERKVREEIEKVENSSNTKQ
- the LOC131626306 gene encoding secreted RxLR effector protein 161-like; the protein is MEGEFEMSMMGKLNYFLGLQNKQTKNAIFINQSKFCKELLKIFDMDIFKDIATPMGSDTYLDQDEYGLSIDINKYQANPKESHLTAVKRIIKCLKGTTNVRLWYPKGNIYNFIGYSDTDYAGCKTDRKITSGTCHILGNALVFWACKKQACVALSTAEEEYIAAVSCCIPLRCD